The DNA sequence tcatttaattacgaatgttctgtttattaaaattttaattttgtaaattattttatcaaactgattgcttttttaattataaatgtttttaattttaattaattaaataaaccaatgacataaattttatctccATTTTTTTAGCTCAcacaaaatcattttaatttttaaataaaatgaacgaCTCTAAATGACACATTTGGTAATTTTCAACTATTTcatgtagaaataaaaattcttttttataaaaatgaaataaaaagtcttaatagaaatttaatcataaatattttatgaaaaaagatACATTcccaaaattacaaaaattattaattatcaaggaaaaaaaaaaaataaatcaattactcAGCCTGTTGAATGATCGTTGATTTAggatgtttgaaaattttatggtttgactttttttcttttcaaaatctaTCCTTCGAAAAATGGGAATTTCCAAGTCGCGAAATCACGACACAAAgccatatttacatttatcacATTCATTCGGTTTTTAACGTTTTTAGTTCTTATGATTCTTAttcaaaaacatttaaaactaGAACATAACCTACTATAAATCGTAAGTTAATAAGAACCAatgtaaaagtatttaaatactacatttaaaaattaataaataagaatgGCAATGGCTGGCGTACCTGCTGAAGTTGAAGCTGAACAGATTAAATCTGtgagtatattttaaaaacaaatattatttacttacttcctgttttataaataatttttttttcttctttcatAAATAAGTTCAAAGATTTCCTTACATCgtacaataaattatcagaAGTTTGTTTCATTGATTGTATATCCGATTTTACTTCACGAgatattaaagaaaatgaagaaaaatgtGCTTTAAATTGTATggagaaatatttaaaaatgaatcaacGAGTGTCTCAGAGATTTCAAGAGTACCAAATGATAATGAATGAAAATGCAATGGCTAATGTTAAAAAACTAGGGTAAATgttgttaattataagtatgttcatgtataattaaattttattgaataaatattaataacaatctTATTTGTTATAtctattttagttatttagtttaaaaacttaacatgattattaaaaagtttaatgtatattataagacttatattattaaaaaaaaaaattgtgttaatttacagataaaagacgattctaaaaattaataattaccttAACTCTTGATATGTAACTAACTAGTGTATTAAGAGacctatttattatttcaagtagttataattttttaaattctttaaatttataatactttAAATTGACCTTAATAGCGTACACCAAGTATACCAAAATattggttatttttttatttattgttataattagaatacaaaaaattttttttaactctacaATAATCCAGTTACTTGGTGTGA is a window from the Microplitis demolitor isolate Queensland-Clemson2020A chromosome 4, iyMicDemo2.1a, whole genome shotgun sequence genome containing:
- the LOC103578386 gene encoding mitochondrial import inner membrane translocase subunit Tim9, translated to MAMAGVPAEVEAEQIKSFKDFLTSYNKLSEVCFIDCISDFTSRDIKENEEKCALNCMEKYLKMNQRVSQRFQEYQMIMNENAMANVKKLG